One genomic region from Rhizomicrobium palustre encodes:
- a CDS encoding TonB-dependent receptor: MFAIGIKRSTMLGSVAFVGSAVLPLWFAPAMAQDNSTLETVTVTGYRASLERAMDIKRSSAAVVDSITAEDLGKFPDSNVAEALQRMPGVTISRDGTGQGSQITVRGFGPQFNSVFVNDRPIGNLNGGRDFSFELLPAELISGADVYKSSTASQQSGGIGALVNLRTPHPLEIGKQQIVVTAKENYEDLAAKTSPSVFGLYSDVFMGGKLGVMVSASYQSRDTRQNSAGVESYLPNQTVGYTDANNVQHDLAKGVFSPRDMTYEVHTDKVERKTVNGVIQYQPIDDLVLTVDAIWNRYNDKNMFRQLSHWFTQSNVTALTLGANKTVTGMTTDNSESTDYVVNFGGSPTVTQQTGFNAKWKNVGGLPIDLRLDASNSAAYRTDGPGGFLVIGHHSIAQYVNTGSGIPNVTVQGADGTFGQNDFSNTDINKAHSTWYGNGGGQSRDVTSQVKFDGVWNAGLGVLTDVKFGAIYWRENKQSHGMDTLEQNLFGGYTADIPSSLMHVFNAGDNFVGKGNYPTQWLTYDPNEYLNYLRGVASKAVAGAADINNPKTYDPAYVKANAAWLSDYMNWNNPASPNYNPANAKSFLNRASNYLVSRPSSGGESMVREEVYGGYISATLDGTFRGLPYNIDAGVRWEHTHDMIVGKQKTLLDLLPSGNDITIFTPVYVDPAAPGGTSDTGAAIRVVAHHDYDNLLPSMNVRLNLTDELVARGAVSQSLTRPYLWDMQPSLNYGTLRHGTLTASDGNPNLKPYRSTNFDLGLEWYYQKNGYLSLSVYQKEIDDFIVGSNENEVFPIKNAGNIPEFAGGKATFSVYRPHNTGSATVRGLELAYQHNFVWLPEPFDGLGLTANITLVASPATLAQNNADVTKSFALEGVGNSQNLTLFYEKGPLGIRAAYTHRNKYLSKAHAGYGNEPLFIKSTGYLDGQISYDITENFSLMLDGNNLLNAKTQSVGRYSNQWVSYLATGRRYMVGLRANF; the protein is encoded by the coding sequence ATGTTTGCAATAGGTATCAAACGGTCCACGATGTTGGGATCGGTGGCCTTTGTGGGGTCGGCAGTACTGCCGCTCTGGTTCGCGCCGGCAATGGCGCAGGACAACTCCACACTCGAAACCGTAACGGTGACGGGCTATCGCGCCAGCTTGGAGCGTGCCATGGACATCAAGCGCAGTTCTGCCGCGGTTGTTGACTCCATCACTGCCGAAGACCTCGGCAAATTTCCGGACTCCAACGTGGCCGAAGCGCTGCAGCGCATGCCGGGCGTCACCATCAGCCGTGACGGCACGGGGCAGGGCTCGCAGATCACGGTGCGCGGCTTCGGCCCGCAATTCAATTCGGTCTTCGTCAATGATCGCCCCATTGGCAATCTGAATGGCGGACGCGATTTCAGCTTCGAGCTTCTGCCCGCCGAACTGATCTCCGGCGCAGATGTCTATAAGAGCTCGACGGCCTCGCAGCAAAGCGGCGGTATCGGTGCCCTTGTCAATCTACGCACGCCTCATCCTCTGGAAATCGGCAAGCAGCAGATCGTGGTGACGGCCAAGGAAAACTATGAGGATCTTGCGGCCAAGACCTCGCCGTCGGTGTTCGGTCTCTACAGCGACGTTTTCATGGGCGGCAAACTCGGCGTGATGGTTTCGGCCTCGTATCAGAGCCGCGATACGCGCCAGAATTCCGCAGGCGTGGAAAGCTATCTGCCCAACCAGACGGTCGGCTATACCGACGCCAACAATGTTCAGCACGATCTGGCGAAGGGCGTCTTCTCTCCGCGCGACATGACCTATGAAGTTCATACGGACAAGGTCGAGCGCAAGACCGTCAATGGCGTGATCCAGTATCAGCCTATCGACGATCTCGTCTTGACGGTCGATGCGATCTGGAACCGCTATAACGACAAGAACATGTTCCGCCAGTTGTCGCATTGGTTCACGCAGAGCAACGTCACGGCTTTGACGCTCGGCGCCAATAAGACCGTGACCGGCATGACGACCGACAACAGCGAGTCCACCGACTATGTCGTCAATTTCGGCGGTTCGCCGACGGTGACCCAGCAGACTGGCTTCAATGCGAAATGGAAGAATGTCGGCGGCCTGCCGATTGATCTTCGCCTTGATGCCTCCAACTCAGCCGCGTACCGGACCGATGGCCCTGGCGGCTTCCTCGTCATCGGGCATCACAGCATCGCCCAATACGTCAACACCGGCTCTGGCATTCCCAATGTCACGGTGCAGGGCGCTGATGGCACGTTCGGCCAGAACGATTTCAGCAATACCGACATCAACAAGGCCCATTCGACCTGGTACGGCAACGGTGGCGGGCAGTCCCGCGATGTTACCTCGCAGGTCAAATTCGATGGTGTTTGGAACGCCGGTCTCGGCGTGCTGACCGATGTGAAATTCGGTGCCATCTACTGGCGTGAGAACAAGCAAAGCCACGGCATGGACACTTTGGAGCAGAACCTCTTTGGTGGCTATACCGCGGACATTCCCTCCAGCCTGATGCATGTCTTCAATGCTGGCGACAATTTCGTGGGCAAGGGCAATTATCCGACCCAATGGCTGACCTACGACCCCAACGAGTATCTCAATTATCTGCGCGGGGTCGCGTCCAAGGCTGTGGCCGGGGCCGCCGACATCAATAACCCGAAGACCTATGATCCGGCTTATGTCAAAGCCAATGCGGCCTGGCTTTCGGATTATATGAATTGGAACAACCCGGCGAGCCCGAACTATAATCCGGCGAATGCGAAATCATTTTTGAATCGCGCCTCGAATTACCTCGTTTCGCGGCCGTCTTCGGGCGGTGAATCGATGGTGCGTGAAGAGGTGTATGGTGGCTATATCAGCGCCACGCTCGACGGCACCTTCCGCGGCTTGCCATATAACATCGATGCCGGTGTCCGTTGGGAACACACCCACGACATGATTGTCGGCAAGCAGAAGACCTTGCTGGATTTGCTGCCCTCGGGCAACGACATCACGATCTTCACGCCTGTCTATGTCGATCCGGCAGCGCCTGGCGGCACCTCGGATACGGGTGCAGCTATTCGCGTGGTCGCCCATCACGATTATGACAATCTGCTCCCGTCGATGAACGTCCGGCTCAATCTGACCGATGAACTTGTGGCCAGAGGCGCGGTGTCCCAATCGCTCACTCGTCCGTATCTGTGGGATATGCAGCCTAGCCTCAATTATGGCACGCTGCGCCATGGGACGCTGACGGCCAGCGACGGTAATCCCAATCTGAAGCCTTATCGCTCGACCAACTTCGATCTCGGCTTGGAATGGTATTATCAGAAGAACGGCTACCTCTCGCTTTCTGTGTATCAGAAAGAGATCGACGACTTCATCGTTGGCAGCAACGAGAACGAAGTCTTCCCGATCAAGAATGCGGGCAACATCCCCGAATTCGCGGGCGGTAAAGCTACCTTCAGCGTGTACCGGCCGCATAATACGGGCAGCGCCACGGTGCGCGGCCTGGAACTGGCTTATCAGCACAACTTCGTCTGGCTGCCGGAACCGTTCGATGGTCTTGGTCTGACGGCGAACATCACGCTCGTCGCTAGCCCGGCCACGCTGGCGCAGAACAATGCTGACGTCACCAAGAGCTTTGCGCTGGAAGGGGTGGGCAACTCGCAGAACCTGACGCTGTTCTACGAAAAGGGCCCCCTGGGTATCCGCGCGGCTTATACCCACCGCAACAAGTACCTTTCCAAGGCTCATGCCGGGTATGGCAACGAGCCGCTCTTTATCAAGAGCACGGGCTATCTCGATGGTCAGATCAGCTACGACATCACCGAGAACTTCAGCCTGATGCTCGATGGCAATAACCTTCTCAATGCCAAAACCCAATCGGTTGGGCGCTATTCCAATCAGTGGGTTTCCTATTTGGCGACGGGCCGTCGTTACATGGTCGGCCTGCGCGCCAACTTCTAA
- a CDS encoding integration host factor subunit beta, whose protein sequence is MIKSELVARLTARYPHLYHRDVERIVSTVLDQITKALADGHRVELRGFGAFSVKVRPARMGRNPRTGEPVEVDEKRAPFFRTGKELRERLNLSGTVNG, encoded by the coding sequence ATGATCAAATCCGAACTGGTTGCACGTCTGACGGCGCGCTATCCGCACCTCTACCATCGCGATGTGGAACGGATCGTCTCGACCGTTCTGGACCAGATAACCAAGGCGCTGGCGGACGGCCATCGCGTTGAGCTGCGCGGTTTCGGGGCGTTCTCCGTCAAGGTCCGTCCCGCTCGCATGGGCCGCAATCCGCGTACGGGCGAGCCGGTGGAAGTGGATGAGAAGCGGGCGCCGTTCTTCCGTACCGGCAAAGAGCTGCGCGAGCGCCTCAATCTGAGCGGCACGGTCAACGGCTAA
- a CDS encoding glycoside hydrolase family 2 protein, whose product MDRRDFMKTTGTVMAGMALGAQAFAAATGPLQAPKGRILPMNRGWRFLPSVPSGGHEPGFDDSAMAKVTVPHTNKMLPWHNFDDKEYEFVSLYRRKFRLPASAKGKRIFVDFEGAMTATTVYLNGKKLGEYKGGYTPFSFELTDHVSFEGENLLALDVDSTERADIPPFGNQIDYLTFGGLYREVNLRIVPKSFIANVFARPKHVLQKPALDVLCYVEEGHAGQQLEVVLEDGGKTIAKTTAQVAGKETVVSFASLPKLKLWDIDNPKLYSVRVRLIENGAVADEDSRRFGFRHAEFTEHGFELNGKPIKLRGLNRHQTFPFVGQAMPKREQRRDAWILKNELHLNLVRTSHYPQSRHFLDACDELGLLVLEEIPGWQHIGDAAWKDIAVDNVERMITRDWNHPSIILWGVRINESKDDHDFYTRTNALAHKLDTSRQTGGIRYLYDSEFLEDVFTMNDFGWPLRPPRHTRYLNTEFCGHMFPTKSIDNNERHLEHFIRHARMHDIQGSNQQYSGAIGWCAFDYATHSDFGSGDRICYHGVMDIFRLPKPAAGFYKSQISPEKEIVLEPAFHWAIGDSNEHLKTAMFASNCDHLKLYLLRKEGWKLFAEVDPDRAQFPHLKYAPFSVDIDKALGWNWGDLKVEGYIGGQLKVTRQISGRGADRAFELVADETALLADGADVTRVVVRVTDEFGNVRPFANDPIIFKLEGPAELIGDNPFALYGGVGAVWVKAIDKAGEAVLTATHPRFGNRSVRVSFTAVEAEEV is encoded by the coding sequence ATGGATCGGCGGGATTTCATGAAGACGACTGGAACGGTAATGGCGGGGATGGCGCTGGGCGCGCAGGCCTTTGCGGCGGCCACAGGGCCGCTTCAGGCGCCGAAGGGCCGCATCCTGCCCATGAACCGCGGCTGGCGGTTCTTGCCGTCCGTGCCCAGCGGAGGCCACGAGCCGGGCTTTGACGACAGCGCCATGGCCAAGGTGACCGTGCCGCACACCAACAAGATGCTGCCCTGGCACAATTTCGACGATAAGGAATACGAGTTCGTCTCGCTTTATCGCCGCAAATTCCGCTTGCCCGCGAGTGCCAAGGGCAAGCGCATCTTTGTCGATTTCGAAGGCGCGATGACGGCCACCACCGTCTATCTCAACGGCAAGAAGCTTGGCGAATACAAGGGGGGCTATACCCCGTTCTCCTTCGAGCTTACCGACCATGTCAGCTTCGAGGGCGAAAACCTTTTGGCCCTGGATGTGGATTCCACCGAGCGCGCCGATATCCCGCCCTTCGGCAATCAGATCGATTATCTCACCTTCGGCGGTCTTTATCGCGAGGTGAACTTACGCATTGTCCCGAAGAGCTTCATCGCCAATGTCTTCGCCCGTCCGAAGCATGTGCTGCAGAAGCCTGCGTTGGATGTTCTGTGCTATGTGGAAGAGGGCCATGCTGGCCAGCAGCTCGAAGTCGTGTTGGAAGATGGCGGCAAAACCATCGCCAAAACCACAGCTCAAGTTGCGGGCAAGGAAACTGTGGTCTCCTTCGCCAGCCTGCCCAAACTCAAGCTCTGGGATATCGACAATCCCAAGCTCTACAGCGTGCGCGTGCGCCTGATCGAGAACGGCGCCGTGGCCGATGAAGATAGCCGCCGCTTCGGCTTCCGCCATGCCGAATTCACCGAGCATGGCTTCGAGCTCAACGGCAAGCCGATCAAGCTGCGCGGCCTTAACCGCCACCAGACTTTCCCCTTTGTGGGTCAGGCCATGCCCAAGCGCGAGCAGCGCCGCGACGCCTGGATTTTGAAGAACGAGCTTCACCTCAATCTGGTGCGTACCAGCCATTACCCCCAATCGCGTCACTTCCTGGATGCTTGCGACGAGCTTGGCTTGCTGGTGCTGGAGGAAATTCCCGGCTGGCAGCATATCGGTGACGCGGCCTGGAAGGACATCGCGGTCGACAACGTGGAGCGCATGATCACGCGCGATTGGAACCATCCGTCGATCATCCTGTGGGGCGTGCGCATCAATGAATCCAAGGACGATCACGACTTTTACACCCGCACCAATGCGCTGGCCCATAAGCTCGACACCTCGCGCCAGACCGGCGGTATCCGTTACCTTTATGATTCAGAGTTCCTCGAAGACGTCTTCACCATGAATGATTTCGGCTGGCCGCTGCGCCCGCCGCGCCATACCCGTTATCTCAACACCGAATTCTGCGGCCACATGTTCCCGACCAAGTCCATCGACAACAACGAACGGCATCTGGAGCATTTCATTCGTCACGCCCGCATGCACGATATCCAGGGCTCGAACCAGCAATATTCCGGTGCCATCGGCTGGTGCGCCTTCGATTATGCTACCCACAGCGATTTCGGTTCGGGCGACCGCATCTGCTATCATGGTGTGATGGACATCTTCCGCCTGCCCAAGCCGGCAGCGGGTTTCTACAAATCGCAAATCTCTCCGGAAAAAGAGATCGTGCTGGAACCGGCCTTCCATTGGGCCATCGGCGACAGCAACGAGCATCTGAAGACCGCCATGTTTGCGTCCAATTGCGATCACTTGAAGCTCTACCTTTTGCGCAAGGAAGGCTGGAAGCTTTTTGCCGAGGTTGATCCTGACCGCGCGCAGTTCCCGCATCTGAAATACGCGCCGTTCTCGGTCGACATCGATAAGGCGCTCGGCTGGAATTGGGGAGATCTCAAGGTCGAGGGCTATATCGGCGGCCAGCTGAAGGTGACGCGCCAGATCTCGGGCCGCGGTGCTGATCGCGCCTTTGAACTTGTGGCCGACGAGACCGCGCTTCTAGCCGACGGGGCAGATGTCACCCGCGTGGTGGTGCGCGTTACTGACGAGTTCGGCAATGTCCGCCCCTTTGCCAACGATCCCATCATCTTCAAACTTGAAGGCCCTGCGGAGCTCATCGGCGACAACCCCTTCGCCCTATATGGCGGGGTAGGGGCTGTTTGGGTGAAGGCCATCGACAAAGCAGGCGAGGCGGTGCTCACCGCCACCCATCCGCGCTTTGGCAACCGCTCGGTGCGGGTGAGCTTCACAGCCGTCGAGGCCGAGGAGGTCTGA